A single Chryseobacterium sp. DNA region contains:
- a CDS encoding lipopolysaccharide biosynthesis protein, producing the protein MSFWITLLFIAAILLLPAQLYIMIFGKDFHQTKQIILFLSPGILAIAVSNIIGFYFAGINKLKILNVKSVVGLIFTLISSFYIIPRWGITGACIITSVSYCLSSGLLFWRFYQMTEFHLSDFMISKGEFHLLLNKLLKK; encoded by the coding sequence ATGAGTTTCTGGATCACTTTATTATTCATCGCGGCCATTTTGCTGCTGCCGGCTCAGTTGTATATTATGATTTTCGGTAAAGATTTTCACCAGACGAAGCAGATTATCCTGTTTTTATCTCCGGGGATTTTAGCGATTGCGGTAAGCAATATCATAGGATTCTATTTTGCAGGGATTAATAAGCTTAAAATATTAAATGTAAAATCTGTGGTAGGCCTTATTTTTACGCTTATATCCTCCTTTTATATTATACCCCGCTGGGGAATTACGGGAGCCTGCATCATCACCTCTGTATCCTATTGTTTGTCCTCGGGTTTGTTGTTCTGGAGATTCTATCAGATGACAGAATTCCATCTCAGTGATTTTATGATTTCAAAAGGAGAGTTTCATTTGCTGTTGAACAAACTGCTGAAGAAATAG
- a CDS encoding glycosyltransferase produces MSKILFLTTSHSYNDDRIFYHQALALRDKGHEVKICSLYADYTGIIDGIEIESYAILEESIEKKTNTLKQVCASFQPDCVICSEPLAVIAAKEYTRKHKISCMYDITEWYPSMRMVSGYSSYLLKCIHAIKFFLVHLYAGYISTHFIFGESTKKFPLAYFFPFKKRIILPYFPDDRYMYPNIKRLVPGKITLCYTGQMSEEKGIENFFKAIDTVRTRKPDLDIEILLVGGTRTKKDELYFSELLEKYAWKNIKIGKTASFETFTQSYADADICFDLRALNFENDHCLPIKIFYYAASGKPVIYTNLKATRKYVDVARFGFLVDPEDAGTIADIILNYVQNPALYDVHAHNARKEYEEKYNWNGIKDSFVDYVQQALKK; encoded by the coding sequence ATGTCAAAAATACTTTTTTTAACGACTTCACACAGTTATAATGATGACAGGATTTTCTATCATCAGGCCCTGGCGCTCAGAGATAAAGGACATGAAGTGAAAATTTGCAGTTTATATGCAGATTATACAGGAATTATTGACGGAATTGAAATTGAGTCGTATGCCATTCTGGAAGAAAGCATAGAAAAGAAAACGAATACCCTTAAGCAGGTTTGCGCATCTTTTCAGCCGGACTGTGTTATATGTTCCGAGCCATTGGCCGTAATTGCCGCTAAAGAATATACAAGAAAGCACAAAATCAGCTGTATGTATGATATCACAGAATGGTATCCCTCTATGAGAATGGTAAGCGGATATTCTTCTTATCTGTTGAAATGTATTCATGCCATTAAATTTTTCCTGGTCCACCTGTATGCAGGGTATATCAGCACTCATTTTATTTTCGGAGAATCCACTAAGAAATTTCCTCTGGCTTATTTTTTTCCATTCAAAAAAAGAATTATTCTGCCTTATTTTCCAGATGACAGATATATGTATCCTAATATTAAGCGTCTGGTTCCCGGTAAAATAACCTTGTGCTATACAGGGCAGATGTCTGAAGAAAAAGGGATTGAAAATTTCTTTAAAGCCATTGATACAGTACGCACAAGAAAGCCGGATCTGGATATTGAAATTCTGCTTGTAGGCGGAACCAGAACCAAGAAAGATGAACTGTACTTTTCTGAGCTCCTGGAAAAGTATGCCTGGAAGAATATAAAGATTGGAAAAACCGCTTCATTTGAAACTTTTACCCAATCCTATGCAGATGCAGATATCTGTTTTGATTTGAGAGCTCTTAACTTTGAAAATGATCATTGCCTGCCGATCAAGATTTTCTACTATGCCGCATCCGGAAAACCGGTTATTTATACGAATCTGAAGGCCACCAGAAAGTATGTGGATGTTGCCCGGTTTGGGTTTTTGGTAGATCCTGAAGATGCAGGGACTATTGCAGATATTATTTTGAATTACGTTCAGAATCCCGCGCTTTATGACGTGCACGCCCATAATGCAAGAAAGGAATATGAGGAAAAGTACAACTGGAATGGTATAAAAGATTCATTTGTTGACTACGTCCAGCAAGCCTTGAAAAAATGA
- a CDS encoding (Fe-S)-binding protein produces MQIKTMAEYAAEGRSPEVLFWVGCAGSFDDRAKKITKAFCKILNKIGVEFAVLGQEESCTGDPAKRAGNEFVFQMMALTNIEVLNAYEVKKIVTACPHCFNTLKNEYPSLGGHYEVVHHTQFLKTLMEEGRLKIEGGAFKGKKITFHDPCYLGRANDEYEAPRLLLEKLDAELVEMKRCRTNGLCCGAGGAQMFKEPEKGNKDINIERTEEALSFEPKVIATGCPFCNTMMTDGVKHFNKNTEVAVKDIVELLAEAEDL; encoded by the coding sequence ATGCAAATTAAAACAATGGCAGAATATGCTGCCGAAGGAAGATCCCCGGAAGTTTTATTTTGGGTTGGATGTGCTGGAAGTTTCGATGACCGCGCCAAAAAAATTACGAAAGCATTTTGCAAGATATTGAATAAAATAGGTGTTGAATTTGCAGTGTTGGGACAGGAAGAAAGCTGTACCGGAGATCCTGCAAAAAGAGCTGGAAATGAATTTGTTTTTCAGATGATGGCTCTTACCAATATTGAAGTTCTGAATGCTTATGAGGTGAAAAAAATTGTGACGGCATGCCCGCACTGCTTCAATACTCTTAAAAATGAATATCCAAGCTTAGGAGGACACTATGAAGTAGTACATCACACGCAGTTCCTTAAAACATTAATGGAAGAGGGAAGATTAAAGATCGAAGGCGGGGCATTTAAAGGAAAGAAAATTACTTTCCATGATCCATGCTATCTGGGCAGAGCGAATGATGAGTATGAAGCACCGAGACTTCTTCTTGAGAAACTTGACGCAGAGCTTGTAGAAATGAAGCGCTGCAGAACAAACGGCCTTTGCTGTGGTGCTGGAGGGGCACAGATGTTTAAAGAACCTGAAAAAGGGAACAAAGACATCAATATTGAAAGAACCGAAGAAGCTTTGTCTTTTGAACCTAAAGTAATTGCTACGGGATGTCCTTTCTGTAACACCATGATGACAGACGGGGTAAAACATTTTAACAAGAACACAGAAGTCGCTGTAAAAGATATCGTAGAGCTTCTTGCCGAAGCAGAAGATTTGTAG
- a CDS encoding (Fe-S)-binding protein yields the protein MQYIDNIIFLILLVAGFGLFAKSLLKIYRNIRLGHEINRNDRKSERWNTMARVAMGQSKMVKRPIAGILHIFVYVGFIIINIELIEIVVDGVFGTHRFLASVFGNGFYSFFTATLEILALLVVIGVVVFFIRRNFYGVKRLTMKELFGWPKQDANWILIIEFALMMAFFKMNAADWVLQQRGLLPEHGSFPISSMILGPVFGGFSDGFLFFTEKGAWWFHFVGILFFMNYLYYSKHLHIILAFPSTWYANLEKKGKFNNLESVTKEIKLMMDPNADPYAAPAEGEADAAPSKFGAEDIFDLNQVQLLNAYSCTECGRCTSVCPANITGKKLSPRLILMKTRDRLEEVGKNIDKNGKFVDDGKKLLNDYITKEELWACTTCNACTEACPVLLDPLSIIFEMRRFLVMEQSAAPQELNLMMTNVENNAAPWQYNQADRLNWAND from the coding sequence ATGCAGTACATCGATAACATTATTTTCCTGATTTTATTAGTGGCCGGATTTGGATTATTTGCCAAAAGCCTGCTGAAAATCTATAGAAATATCAGGTTGGGTCATGAGATTAATAGAAACGACAGAAAATCTGAGCGCTGGAATACCATGGCAAGAGTTGCGATGGGACAGAGCAAAATGGTAAAACGCCCTATTGCCGGGATACTGCACATTTTTGTGTACGTAGGTTTTATCATTATCAATATAGAGCTTATAGAAATTGTGGTGGACGGAGTATTCGGAACCCACCGTTTTCTGGCTTCGGTTTTTGGAAACGGTTTCTACAGTTTCTTTACTGCAACATTAGAAATCCTGGCACTTCTTGTCGTGATCGGCGTAGTGGTATTCTTTATCAGAAGAAACTTTTATGGGGTGAAAAGGTTAACCATGAAAGAACTTTTCGGATGGCCAAAACAAGATGCCAACTGGATTCTTATTATCGAATTTGCCCTGATGATGGCTTTCTTTAAAATGAATGCTGCCGACTGGGTATTACAGCAGAGAGGTCTTCTTCCTGAGCATGGAAGCTTTCCTATCAGTTCTATGATTTTAGGACCTGTTTTCGGCGGTTTTAGCGATGGTTTCCTGTTCTTTACAGAAAAGGGAGCATGGTGGTTCCACTTTGTGGGGATTTTATTCTTTATGAATTATCTTTATTATTCAAAACATTTGCATATTATCCTGGCATTTCCAAGTACATGGTATGCTAACCTGGAGAAAAAAGGAAAGTTCAATAACCTTGAATCTGTTACTAAGGAGATCAAACTGATGATGGATCCTAATGCCGACCCTTATGCAGCTCCGGCTGAAGGAGAGGCTGATGCGGCTCCTTCTAAGTTTGGTGCGGAAGATATATTTGATTTGAACCAGGTACAATTGCTTAATGCTTATTCTTGTACAGAATGCGGACGTTGTACTTCGGTTTGTCCAGCCAATATTACCGGTAAAAAGCTTTCTCCGAGACTGATCCTGATGAAGACCAGGGACAGACTTGAAGAGGTAGGAAAAAATATAGATAAGAACGGCAAATTTGTGGATGATGGCAAGAAACTGCTTAACGATTATATCACAAAAGAAGAACTTTGGGCTTGTACCACCTGTAATGCATGTACAGAGGCCTGCCCTGTATTATTAGATCCGCTTTCCATTATTTTTGAAATGAGAAGATTCCTGGTAATGGAACAGTCTGCTGCTCCGCAGGAGCTGAATCTGATGATGACCAATGTGGAAAACAATGCGGCTCCATGGCAATATAACCAGGCAGACCGTTTGAACTGGGCAAATGATTAA
- a CDS encoding MlaD family protein, giving the protein MKFSKELKAGVITLLAIVGFVLLFQFMKGKSLFTTDNIFYAKYDNVEGLAQSSAVSINGLKVGQVDKIIPQTAKDGKISFVVKITVDNKFEFSKNSTLEIFEPGLMSGKEMRVNLVYGGDTAKDGDTLKGAFKLGMMGSLSSQVGPVKDQLQVVLHRVDSLMTNANQIFDAQNRAEIRALLSNLNKTVGALQTTAGSVNNLVGHNDPKLQQVLDDASLTMKSGKVTLDKYGNLAESIDTKKLNATIASLDATVGKLNQVIGGIDKGEGSLGKLMKDDQLYNNLNSASSNLNSLVEDMKANPKRYINFSVFGKNNKD; this is encoded by the coding sequence GTGAAGTTCAGTAAAGAATTAAAAGCTGGTGTGATCACACTTTTAGCTATCGTAGGCTTTGTGTTGTTGTTCCAATTCATGAAAGGGAAAAGCCTTTTTACTACCGACAATATATTTTATGCAAAATATGACAATGTAGAGGGCCTTGCGCAGTCTTCAGCGGTTTCCATCAATGGTCTGAAAGTAGGACAGGTCGATAAGATCATTCCCCAGACAGCAAAAGATGGTAAGATCAGTTTTGTGGTAAAAATAACGGTTGACAATAAATTCGAATTTTCAAAAAACTCAACGCTGGAAATTTTTGAACCGGGATTAATGTCCGGTAAGGAAATGAGAGTAAACCTTGTCTACGGAGGAGACACTGCAAAAGACGGGGATACATTGAAAGGAGCTTTCAAACTGGGAATGATGGGAAGTCTTTCTTCTCAGGTAGGCCCGGTAAAAGACCAGTTACAGGTTGTATTACACAGGGTAGACTCTTTAATGACCAATGCCAACCAGATTTTTGATGCCCAGAATAGAGCTGAAATCAGAGCTTTATTATCCAACCTTAATAAAACGGTAGGTGCATTGCAGACGACTGCAGGAAGTGTAAACAATTTGGTAGGACACAACGATCCTAAGCTTCAGCAAGTCTTGGACGATGCAAGCCTTACGATGAAGAGTGGAAAAGTTACACTAGACAAATACGGTAATCTTGCAGAAAGCATCGATACAAAGAAATTGAATGCAACGATTGCGAGCCTGGATGCTACCGTAGGAAAACTGAATCAGGTAATTGGAGGTATTGATAAGGGAGAAGGAAGTTTAGGAAAACTGATGAAGGATGATCAGCTGTACAATAATCTGAATTCCGCATCTTCCAATCTGAACTCATTGGTTGAAGATATGAAAGCGAACCCTAAGAGATATATTAATTTCTCGGTTTTCGGTAAAAATAACAAAGACTAA
- a CDS encoding peptidylprolyl isomerase translates to MAILGQIRSKPWLLMGVIALALLAFLVNPDTIDKVFGKNPDVLGKVNGEKITREEFNDQLFVLQQQAEQQGRPKNGLEEQAWQLLVQSKLIKQQFEKLGFEMTDDYFWSQIQYDQMFAQNQQFFDEKGNFKTQELKKEIETLQNTNPQGYSQWLKTRKTIEYRLMARQVFTNISAGITTGKKEAEELMKQRDQLADIDFVKVDYAAYLQKTKINVTTEDLANYIKQHPVMFKAEPSRNIGIVYFPSKPSAADDAAALKEITKLYSGGTDASGGTENFQNTKNDSMFVMANSDMPFNAQYMKPTQLPAAIQGQIATAAVGQTFGPYKEQDLYVVSKLVGKKTSDSTLSRHILIAFKGSPAGEGVTRSKEQAKKLADSIGAIVKATPAKFTEFLKLSNDPNSAAQGGSLGWTTPETPFVPEFLTYLANNPKGATGVVETQFGYHIINIEDKKAGSMGYKVANLVKAVKPSDATEAETDKKSRKFIQQVQGKSFNDFVNIAKKGNYQFSNPKAAKRFEGQLQGLGTEKDGEILTWAFDKKRSKGDTELFTVDGTGDKIVVYLNGKQEAGLADPESVRDQIEVVVKNKLAAKQIADKIAAAKVSNLDQVAKLFAAPKQSAQVNLLNPSVAGSMEPKVAGAAFGVKKGALSKPVEGGTGVYVLIKKSETVNKQPGDLKQFTESITQRNAGMFGQAWLKSLQDNADIKDYRIEIWGKLGNQQQ, encoded by the coding sequence ATGGCAATTTTAGGACAGATTAGGAGTAAGCCTTGGCTTTTAATGGGAGTAATAGCCTTAGCGCTTTTGGCGTTCTTGGTGAACCCGGATACTATCGACAAGGTTTTTGGTAAAAATCCTGACGTTTTAGGAAAAGTAAATGGTGAGAAAATCACTCGCGAAGAGTTCAATGATCAGCTTTTCGTGTTGCAGCAGCAGGCAGAGCAGCAAGGTCGTCCGAAAAACGGTCTTGAAGAGCAGGCTTGGCAGTTACTTGTACAATCTAAGCTTATCAAACAACAATTTGAAAAGTTAGGTTTTGAAATGACTGATGATTACTTCTGGAGCCAGATCCAGTATGATCAGATGTTTGCTCAAAATCAACAGTTCTTTGATGAGAAAGGTAATTTTAAAACTCAAGAGCTTAAAAAAGAAATTGAAACATTACAAAACACCAACCCTCAAGGATATAGCCAGTGGTTAAAGACAAGAAAAACCATTGAGTACAGATTGATGGCAAGACAGGTGTTTACCAATATTTCAGCAGGAATCACAACCGGAAAGAAGGAGGCTGAAGAGCTTATGAAGCAGAGAGATCAGCTTGCTGATATCGATTTCGTTAAAGTTGATTATGCGGCATATCTTCAGAAGACAAAAATCAATGTTACTACTGAGGATCTTGCGAATTACATCAAACAGCACCCTGTAATGTTCAAAGCAGAGCCTAGCAGAAATATCGGAATTGTATATTTCCCATCTAAGCCTAGTGCAGCAGATGATGCAGCAGCTCTGAAAGAAATTACAAAATTATACTCAGGAGGTACGGACGCAAGCGGAGGTACAGAAAACTTCCAGAATACGAAAAATGATTCTATGTTTGTCATGGCCAATTCTGATATGCCTTTCAATGCTCAGTATATGAAGCCTACACAATTGCCGGCAGCTATACAGGGGCAGATCGCTACTGCAGCGGTAGGGCAGACCTTTGGTCCTTACAAGGAACAGGATTTGTATGTAGTTTCTAAACTTGTAGGTAAAAAGACTTCTGACTCTACGTTGTCAAGACATATCCTTATTGCTTTCAAAGGAAGTCCTGCGGGAGAGGGAGTAACAAGATCCAAAGAGCAGGCTAAGAAATTGGCAGACTCTATCGGAGCCATTGTAAAAGCAACTCCTGCTAAATTTACAGAATTCCTTAAGCTTTCTAATGATCCAAATTCTGCAGCACAGGGAGGAAGCTTGGGTTGGACAACTCCGGAAACGCCTTTCGTTCCTGAGTTCCTTACTTACCTGGCCAACAATCCTAAAGGAGCTACAGGAGTAGTGGAAACACAGTTCGGTTATCACATCATCAATATTGAAGATAAAAAGGCCGGATCAATGGGATATAAAGTGGCGAACCTAGTGAAAGCAGTTAAGCCTTCTGATGCTACAGAAGCTGAAACCGATAAAAAATCAAGAAAATTCATTCAGCAGGTTCAAGGGAAATCTTTCAACGATTTCGTGAATATTGCTAAGAAAGGAAACTATCAGTTCTCTAATCCAAAAGCAGCGAAAAGATTTGAAGGTCAGCTTCAAGGTCTGGGAACTGAAAAAGATGGCGAGATCTTAACCTGGGCTTTTGATAAGAAAAGATCTAAGGGTGATACGGAACTTTTCACGGTAGATGGAACAGGTGATAAAATTGTAGTTTATCTTAACGGAAAACAGGAAGCAGGTCTTGCTGACCCTGAATCTGTAAGAGATCAAATTGAAGTTGTCGTTAAAAATAAATTGGCAGCAAAACAGATTGCTGATAAAATTGCAGCCGCTAAAGTGTCAAACTTAGACCAGGTTGCTAAATTATTTGCAGCACCAAAACAGTCTGCTCAGGTTAATCTATTGAATCCTTCGGTAGCAGGTTCTATGGAACCTAAAGTTGCCGGTGCAGCATTCGGAGTTAAGAAAGGAGCCCTTTCTAAGCCGGTAGAAGGAGGAACAGGGGTTTATGTTCTGATCAAGAAATCAGAAACGGTGAACAAACAGCCTGGAGATCTTAAGCAGTTCACAGAATCTATTACACAGAGAAATGCAGGAATGTTCGGACAGGCTTGGTTAAAGAGTCTTCAGGATAATGCAGATATCAAAGATTATAGAATTGAGATCTGGGGTAAGCTGGGAAATCAGCAACAATAA
- the lon gene encoding endopeptidase La, giving the protein MTEFEDISLEEMIGDGFDIVAEEINLSDFSETDKNSEQKIFPILPVRNMVMFPNVVIPITAGRKNSIQLIEEAQKNGDFIGIVSQKNSDLEQPAEKDIYLTGTLAKIIKIIKLPEGNITAITKGFHRFKIKKITENRPYFKAEISKLKDGKPKNQEEYEALLENIKDLALKIIELDPNIPNAANFAIKNINNNDDLLNFICTNSSFPSVEKQKLLEEKSMMERAKKCYEMMHEDFRKLELRNQIHQKTSKDLDKQQREYFLNQQIRTIQEELGGGPESDVEDLIAKAKTKKWNQEVEEHFQKEISRLQRQNPNSPDYNVQRNYLDFFTDLPWETYTKDIFDIAKAEKILDKAHFGLEDIKKRILEHMAVLKLKNNMKSPILLLVGPPGVGKTSLGKSIADALGRKYVRLSLGGLHDESEIRGHRKTYIGAMAGRILQSIKKSGTSNPVIVLDEIDKIGQGLHGDPSSALLEVLDPEQNKSFYDNFLEMGYDLSRVMFIATANSLSTIQTPLLDRTEIIQIAGYTLEEKIEIAKRHLIKKQQEENGLDTKSFKLGNAELKHIIEAHTSESGVRTLEKRIASIARWVALQTALVKEYDPKISVEKVDEILGVPRPKSLSEITGVPGVVTGLAWTSVGGDILYIESILSNGKGALTMTGNLGTVMKESATIALEYIKARHDELGIAQEDLDKKNIHVHVPEGATPKDGPSAGIAMLTSMVSSFKNKKVKPHLAMTGEITLRGKVLPVGGIKEKLLAATRAGIKDVILCEANRKDVEEIKKDYLKNLKVHYVSRMEEVIDIAIEK; this is encoded by the coding sequence ATGACAGAATTTGAAGATATTAGTTTAGAAGAAATGATTGGCGACGGATTTGACATCGTAGCCGAAGAAATCAATCTTTCTGACTTTTCGGAGACTGATAAAAATTCCGAACAAAAGATATTCCCTATACTCCCTGTAAGAAATATGGTAATGTTTCCCAATGTGGTAATTCCCATTACCGCGGGGAGAAAAAACTCTATTCAGCTTATTGAAGAAGCTCAGAAGAACGGAGATTTCATTGGAATTGTAAGCCAGAAAAATTCAGATCTGGAACAGCCTGCTGAAAAAGACATCTATCTTACCGGTACGCTGGCCAAGATCATCAAGATTATAAAATTACCGGAAGGTAATATCACAGCAATTACTAAAGGTTTTCACAGGTTCAAAATCAAAAAGATCACGGAAAACAGACCTTACTTTAAAGCTGAGATTTCAAAATTAAAGGACGGCAAGCCGAAAAACCAGGAGGAATATGAAGCATTACTGGAAAATATCAAAGATCTTGCTCTAAAGATCATCGAACTGGATCCAAATATCCCTAATGCAGCGAACTTTGCGATCAAAAACATCAATAATAATGATGACCTGCTCAACTTCATCTGTACCAATTCCAGCTTCCCATCGGTGGAAAAGCAAAAACTGCTGGAAGAAAAAAGCATGATGGAAAGGGCCAAAAAATGCTACGAAATGATGCATGAGGACTTCAGAAAGCTGGAATTAAGAAATCAGATTCATCAGAAGACCTCCAAGGATCTAGATAAACAGCAGAGAGAATACTTCCTTAATCAACAGATCAGAACAATTCAGGAAGAATTGGGAGGTGGTCCTGAAAGCGATGTGGAAGATCTGATTGCTAAAGCAAAAACAAAAAAATGGAACCAGGAAGTAGAGGAGCATTTCCAGAAAGAGATCAGCAGACTCCAGCGCCAGAATCCTAATTCTCCGGATTATAATGTTCAGAGAAACTACCTGGATTTCTTTACAGATCTTCCCTGGGAAACGTATACCAAAGATATTTTTGATATTGCAAAAGCGGAAAAGATATTGGATAAAGCTCATTTCGGACTTGAAGATATCAAGAAAAGAATCCTGGAGCACATGGCTGTTTTAAAATTAAAAAACAACATGAAATCTCCTATTCTGCTACTGGTAGGACCTCCGGGAGTAGGTAAAACGTCTCTGGGGAAATCGATTGCAGATGCTTTAGGAAGAAAATATGTAAGATTATCTTTAGGTGGCCTTCATGATGAGAGCGAAATCCGCGGACACAGAAAAACGTACATCGGAGCGATGGCCGGAAGAATCTTACAGTCTATCAAAAAATCGGGAACCTCCAATCCGGTCATTGTACTGGACGAAATTGATAAAATCGGACAAGGCCTTCATGGCGACCCAAGCTCCGCCCTTCTGGAAGTTCTTGATCCTGAACAAAATAAGTCTTTCTATGACAATTTCCTTGAAATGGGTTATGATCTTTCGAGAGTGATGTTCATTGCGACCGCCAACTCACTTTCAACAATACAGACCCCACTTTTAGACAGAACAGAGATTATTCAGATTGCAGGCTATACTTTGGAGGAAAAAATTGAGATCGCTAAAAGGCACTTAATCAAAAAGCAGCAGGAGGAGAATGGTTTGGACACCAAATCATTTAAACTCGGAAATGCTGAGCTTAAACATATTATAGAAGCGCATACTTCAGAAAGCGGAGTAAGAACTTTAGAAAAAAGAATAGCCTCCATTGCAAGATGGGTAGCTCTGCAAACTGCATTAGTAAAAGAATATGACCCTAAAATTTCAGTGGAAAAAGTAGACGAGATTCTTGGAGTGCCAAGACCTAAAAGCTTATCTGAAATCACAGGAGTGCCAGGGGTTGTAACAGGCCTTGCATGGACAAGTGTGGGTGGAGATATTCTTTATATCGAGAGCATACTAAGCAACGGAAAAGGAGCCTTGACAATGACCGGTAATCTGGGAACCGTCATGAAAGAATCTGCTACGATTGCTTTGGAATATATCAAAGCCAGACATGACGAACTGGGAATTGCACAGGAGGATCTGGACAAGAAAAACATTCACGTTCACGTTCCTGAAGGGGCCACTCCTAAAGACGGCCCATCGGCAGGTATCGCCATGCTGACTTCCATGGTTTCTTCCTTTAAAAACAAAAAGGTAAAGCCTCATCTTGCGATGACCGGGGAAATTACATTAAGAGGAAAAGTGCTTCCTGTAGGTGGAATTAAAGAAAAGCTTCTTGCTGCTACAAGAGCCGGAATCAAAGATGTAATCCTTTGTGAAGCCAATAGAAAAGATGTTGAAGAAATCAAAAAAGATTATTTAAAAAATCTGAAAGTTCATTATGTAAGCAGAATGGAAGAAGTTATAGACATCGCCATTGAAAAATAA
- a CDS encoding AI-2E family transporter yields MNFLRLPFLVKLTLVVVSIICIGYLLALGQSILAPFFFAFLMAMLFLPAATFMERKLRFPRSVSTMTSVFIMLIILSGLIYFFTNQLSDFSKDLPHLREQFTTLFNNLQHWVSKTFNVKVDEQVDYINQGLNKLLSSSGAILGFTFGIFSTGFGFILFFTLFFIFILNYRRLLNNFITTVFNERHKTSVVEAVNEIRIMTKKYIFGLFLQVIIVSLLTSIVLSVLGVKYAILLAVLTGLLNVIPYLGIFISLLISCFIAFATATPSTCIYVIIGYVGVHAIDGNIILPFVVGSKVKINALFSFIGILLGEHLWGIAGMFLCIPAIAIIKIICEKVDDLKPWGRLLGEEQKPNKKKKVIRFQRILPWKRWTSECPLKFSFP; encoded by the coding sequence ATGAATTTTCTTAGACTTCCTTTCCTTGTTAAGCTTACGCTTGTTGTGGTTTCCATCATCTGTATTGGTTACCTTCTGGCACTGGGGCAGAGTATTTTAGCTCCGTTTTTCTTTGCTTTTCTGATGGCTATGTTATTTTTGCCGGCGGCCACCTTTATGGAAAGAAAGCTGAGATTTCCCAGATCGGTCTCTACCATGACCTCTGTTTTTATCATGCTGATTATTTTAAGCGGGCTGATCTATTTTTTTACCAATCAATTATCTGATTTCAGCAAAGATCTTCCTCATCTCAGAGAACAGTTTACGACTTTATTCAACAATCTCCAGCATTGGGTTTCCAAAACATTCAATGTTAAAGTTGATGAACAGGTAGATTATATCAATCAGGGACTGAACAAGCTTTTATCTTCCTCAGGGGCTATTTTAGGCTTCACCTTTGGAATATTTTCCACAGGATTCGGTTTTATTCTGTTCTTTACCTTATTTTTCATCTTCATTTTAAACTACAGAAGACTTTTAAATAATTTTATTACTACTGTTTTTAATGAAAGACATAAGACCAGTGTGGTGGAAGCTGTAAATGAAATCCGTATCATGACCAAAAAATACATCTTCGGTCTGTTTCTTCAGGTGATCATCGTTTCCCTACTTACTTCCATTGTACTCTCTGTTTTAGGTGTCAAATATGCTATCCTTTTAGCGGTACTTACAGGCCTGTTAAATGTTATTCCTTATCTCGGCATTTTTATTTCCCTTTTGATATCCTGTTTTATAGCCTTTGCAACGGCTACCCCTTCTACCTGCATCTATGTTATTATAGGATATGTCGGCGTACACGCCATTGATGGAAATATCATCCTGCCTTTTGTGGTAGGCTCAAAAGTGAAAATCAATGCTTTATTTTCCTTCATCGGAATTCTTTTAGGAGAACACCTGTGGGGAATTGCAGGAATGTTTCTGTGTATTCCGGCAATCGCCATTATTAAAATCATTTGTGAAAAAGTAGATGATTTAAAGCCCTGGGGCAGGCTATTGGGTGAAGAGCAAAAACCTAACAAAAAAAAAAAAGTTATAAGATTTCAAAGAATATTACCCTGGAAGAGATGGACTAGCGAATGTCCACTTAAATTCAGCTTTCCCTAA
- a CDS encoding MauE/DoxX family redox-associated membrane protein, which translates to MKIIKFIFCLLFSLTFINAGLNKFFQYAPMPKMTDEQMKIYAAFTEIGWLMPLVGIVEIIGGVLFIFPKTRALGAIIILPVMVGIFLQNVYRDPSQMGIGMAVALLLINLWAILDNKEKYKALIS; encoded by the coding sequence ATGAAAATCATAAAATTCATTTTCTGCCTTTTGTTCTCCCTTACTTTTATTAATGCAGGTCTGAACAAATTTTTCCAATATGCTCCCATGCCTAAAATGACGGATGAGCAAATGAAAATATACGCTGCTTTTACAGAAATCGGCTGGCTGATGCCCTTAGTGGGAATCGTAGAAATTATTGGAGGGGTATTATTTATCTTTCCAAAAACCAGGGCACTGGGAGCTATCATTATTCTGCCGGTGATGGTAGGCATATTCCTTCAAAATGTATACAGAGATCCGTCTCAAATGGGAATAGGAATGGCGGTAGCCCTTTTGTTGATCAACCTTTGGGCTATTCTTGATAATAAAGAGAAGTATAAAGCTTTGATTAGTTAA